The genomic region CCTTTAGATCAGTTCTTCCTGGCTAAGGAAGGCAAGTGGATGAATGAGTACAAGattaaggagagaaagaaggttgACTGGGAGAGCTTTCCTTATGGCTACAATCTCACTCTTCAAGCAAAAGATAAGGGGTCACCTCAGAAATTTTCAGCAGTAAGGATAGTCCACATTGCCAACCCCCAAAGAGACAGTGTCCCAGttagatttgaaaaagaaatgtatgatGTGAGCATTAGTGAATTTTCCCCTCCTGGTGTTGTGGTTGCTATAGTAAAATTAAGTCCCGAACCGCTAGATGTGGAATACAAATTATCTCCTGGAGAGGATGCACAGTACTTCAAAATTAATCCTCGGTCAGGTCTGATTGTCACAGCACAGCCACTGAATACTGTTAAGAAGGAGGTTTATAAACTGGACGTGACAAACAAGGAAGGAGATTTAAAAGCACAAGTTACCATCGGCATAGAAGATGCGAATGACCACACCCCAGAATTTCAGCAGCCGCTGTATGATGCTTTTGTGAATGAAAGTGTTCCGGTGGGCACAAGCGTTCTGATGGTTTCAGCTTCTGATAAGgataaaggggaaaatgggtacaTCACCTACAGTATTGCCAGTCTTAATCTGTTACCATTTGCCATTAACCAGTTTACAGGTGTTATTAGCACAACTGAAGAATTGGATTTTGAATCCTCTCCAGAAACTTACAGGTTCATCGTAAGAGCCTCTGACTGGGGTTCGCCATACCGCCATGAAAGTGAAGTCAATGTGACTATTCGAATAGGAAATGTCAATGACAACAGCCCTCTTTTTGAAAAAGTGGCTTGCCAGGGAGTTATTTCCTATGACTTTCCAGTTGGGGGTCACATCACAGCTGTGTCAGCAATTGATATTGATGAACTTGAACTTGTAAAGTACAAAATCATCTCCGGAAATGaacttggtttcttttatttaaacccAGACTCTGGTGTTTTACAGCTTAAAAAGTCACTGATGAATTCTGGCATCAAAAATGGTAATTTTGCCCTCAGGATTACAGCAACCGATGGGGAGAATTTTGCGGACCCCATGTCTGTTAATATTTCAGTCCTGCATGGGAAGGTGTCTTCAAAGAGCTTCAGTTGCCGAGAAACTCGTGTGGCTCAGAAGCTGGCAGAGAAGCTACTCATTAAGGCAAAAGCAAATGGGAAACTGAATCTGGAAGATGGATTTCTCGACTTTTATTCAGTTAATAGGCAAGGGCCACATTTTGACAAGTCATTTCCTTCTGACGTGGCTGTGAAGGAGAATCTGCCCGTTGGTGCTAACATCCTGAAGATCAAAGCCTATGATGCCGACTCTGGCTTTAATGGAAAGGTGCTATTCACAATATCTGATGGGAATACAGATAGTTGTTTTAATATCGATATGGAGACTGGGCAACTTAAAGTCCTTCTGCCTATGGACCGAGAACACACAGACCTCTATCTCCTTAATATCACCATCTACGATTTAGGTAATCCACAAAAATCTTCGTGGAGGTTGCTGACCATCAATGTGGAGGATGCTAATGACAATAGCCCAGTCTTTCTTCAGGACAGCTACTCAGTTAACATTCTTGAAAGTTCAAGTATTGGTACTGAGATTATTCAggtggaagccagagacaaagactTGGGTTCTAATGGTGAAGTGACTTATTCAGTCTTGACAGATACTCAGCAGTTTGCTATCAACAGCTCAACTGGAATCATTTATGTAGCCGACCAATTGGACCGGGAATCTAAAGCAAACTACTCCTTAAAAATAGAAGCTAGAGACAAGGCAGAAAGTGGCCAGCAGCTGTTTTCGGTTGTCACTCTTAAGGTTTTTTTGGATGATGTCAATGACTGTTCCCCGGCTTTCATTCCCAGTAGCTATAGTGTGAAGGTTCTTGAAGATCTCCCTGTTGGCACTGTCATTGCTTGGCTGGAGACCCATGATCCAGATCTTGGGCTAGGGGGTCAAGTGCGCTATTCTTTGGTCAATGACTATAATGGGAGATTTGAAATAGATAAAGCCAGTGGTGCCATTCGCTTGAGCAAAGAGCTGGACTATGAAAAGCAGCAGTTCTACAACCTCACGGTTCGGGCCAAAGACAAAGGACGACCGGTCTCTCTGTCATCTGTTTCCTTTGTTGAGGTGGAGGTGGTGGATGTCAACGAAAACCTCCATACTCCCTACTTCCCAGACTTTGCTGTTGTTGGATCTGTAAAAGAAAACTCACGCATTGGAACAAGCGTACTGCAGGTGGCTGCCCAAGATGAGGACTctgggagggatggagagatcCAGTACTCCATCAGGGATGGCAGTGGTCTTGGAAGGTTCAATATAGATGACGAGAGCGGTAAGTTTAATATTTTGTGCCACAAGTATTGTTTCACCTCTCACGAATTGTAACAttggagaagagaaggaatatTCTCACACTGAAATAGAACGACAAATGAGGTTGCATTCGGTGCAGAGATGACACAAGTAAAAGCTTTATCTCAGAATGCATCGGTTTGTGAGAAGACATGTTTATACAGTGGTGCTAACCATGGTTTTCAATGGGAATccctgtgttttgtttctcttgttctgCACTATTACCAGCTTATCTTTTGATAAGCGTAAGTAATTTTCACCTCTGTTGATTGCACTTCTGACCTTCACTAAATTAAAGGCCCTGATAAAGTAAATTACATTTGAATTGGCTTTAAATTAGAAGTGTGAAATGGATTTTCAGATGGATCTTATACACCAGTCTTTCCCTTTCTAGTAAAGCTTTGCTGGAGTGATATTGCAGTAGTTGCTTTCATGTTTCACAGGCACATCTGGCCTTTGAACGACAGGCATTCACACTGTGGATACTCAATTAATATATGGCAGTATGCTTCCGCCAGTGTTTTCGTGATCGGCTAGAGGGGGCATGTTGTGGATTTTGCtgataaaaattgattttaagattttatttataagactTGATTGTTGTatagagacattttaaaatatgggacAAATTTACCCCAATATTTTCATTGTCCCCCACCCattatattcacacacacacacacacacacacacgcacacattttctgttcttattattgtcattatttatctttaaatgtaCATGTGCCCGgacatgtgcatatgtgtttgtgtttcaTGATTAGCACTGTGCATTTTCTAGTGGTCTTCAGATTGTAGTCATCTCATGACAGGGGTTGTGTCTTCTCTATTCTTGTGTAAATGGTAATATTAGCACTTCACAGCTTTCGGggtacattaatatatattaacacaCTGCAACACTCACTGGGTGCTTTGCTCCCAGTAAGGATAATGGTGATTAAAACAGGTAGTGATGATTAAAACAGGTGTTATTATAGTGatagaaaaagaatttgaggaaTTGTATTAAATATTGGATAGAAGTTGCAAAACTGTACCATCACAAATTTAAACtgtaatttttatatacatgGACTGTAATTATGGCCAGTGTAAATTGTAAAATTGGTCTCCATGGCCATAATGAAGGTAAATATCAAGAAAATTGTGTTCTGATTTAGCCACAcactctattttattatatatcacTTTTCATTCCACtggaatgtattttcatttttgaaatacaaaatgagaagggaagggcagTATCTTTACCGAGCGTCTACTTTGTAAGTAATACTTTGCACTGCTACCAGTGACTTCATGGAATACTGAAGGTGGGCACAACATTTTATGAAGACTTTTATAGTAAGGtcttatttaattctcccaaCCGCCCCATGAGGTACAACTAATAATCATCAATTCATGAACTGATACGCAGAGAAGACAGATGATTTGGAGCCTCATTTCAACTGCAGTATTCTATGCTGTCTTCCATTTAAAGACATGTATGGACTTCCTCATGTTTCTAGATACACTTGAATTTGGTGTTGATCTAAAATCTATTAGGTAATAAGTGTTAAACTGTTTTCAAAGTCCTTACAGCCCTGGGTTCATTGACTGATGGCACTGGCCCTTAGTCaccctttctttttcaaaactctcAGTCTCATTGTTGGTGGCTCTCCAGTGAGAGAAGCTTATCGTTGGGACTCAGGTGGATGTGTGTAAGGTAGGTCAAACAGGAAGGCATCAGGTGGAATCATTAACCGCTGCTCCCTAGAAGACTACATCAGCCACGTTGAGTTGTTTGTATTTGGAAGTTTCATCTTGGTGTAGCTTGATGCAGGGAAGAGCAGCAGCAATATGGCGAGAGTAGCCTAGATTTTCCCTACTGGTACCATGTTATTTTGTTCTCATCTTGCGTGTGATTTCAGAAAATACATGTATTGTTTCATCTGATGATGTAGCTTCCCTTGTAATTCTTGACTCCAAGAGTTTGGTATCCTTTGCctctatttaaaataaacaaacagacaagaaCAACAACGCACTGCTCTTTGTTCCATTAGATCTGGattgtataaaataaattttgccaTGGATGATAATGTCGCTACTTATATTTTGACATTGCTTTGTTACTTAAAACGCTCTCACTGGTAAACATTAACTCCTTTGGGTGAAAGACTAGATAAATGAGTTGTGGGAGGTCACAGACCCGTAAGTAGGATATAGATGGACCTAGAACCCACTTGTCTCCTCTGTCCTAACTCGGTGTTCCTTTCTTTGCATTCCTACACGTTCTGATTTACTTCCccagataatttttaatttttaaaactattgcagcagtttgtatttatttattaaaaaaaattttttaatgtttatttttgagagagagagacagagacagagacagagcatgagtgggggaggggcagagagagcaagagagatacagaatctgaagcaggctccaggctgtcagcacacagcctgacgcggggcttgaactcacaaactgtgagatcatgacctgagccaaagttggacacttaaccgactgagccaccaaggtgcccctattgtAGCAGTTTTTTACCCCCTTTACGGATTTTCCCCCTCTCTTAGAAAGTAtaactatgtttttctttctgttatagaaaaaaatacattatggGACTGGGTGTTGAAATTTTTTATGAATTTCAGAATTTCCATGTAATAATATCCTTAACCATCTtactttctcccctctccccttctgtttattttaaaatgcaagccCAGAAAACTGACGAGGAGTGATTGCCAGGACGTGTGCCAGGGGGATGCTGGGGTTGAGGAGAATTTTGGCCAATGTATGTCCAACAGGAGAAGTCATCACCATGGTGCTTTTGGGTTTGCATTACCGTTGAAGCTTCCATCAGCTCTTTGCCTCCAAGTGCTAAAAATCACGGCCTGCACTCCTGGCAGAATGAATGGCTGTTTAGCCCTGCAGCTGTTACTGAGTCTCAAGTCCAGACTCTATTGTCTTCCTTTGGTCCTTTTGGCATGGAGTGGGCTAAACTTGTTTGGGTTTTTGTCTTTCAAGAACCTTTAAGTTAGCTGCCAAAGGTTATTTAATGGCTTGCATTgtctagtggttctcaaacttaggAGTGCACATGAATCAGCTGGAGAATTTGGTAacaaatacagattcctgggccctttcccccaagattctgattcagtaggtgtgGGGTAGTAGCCCGGGGATCTTCATTTAAGCCCTCCAAGCATTCCTTCTATAGGTGCCTTGGAAACCCTACCCTGGATTTACTTGGACTCCTTAGAGACTGTCTCCCAGATTGTATCTTTTCTGCAAAGTCCTTTTCCGTATTCTTTTGAAAGGCAGGAAATTGAGCTCATATTTTAGATAAATTTCCTTCCTAGTCAAGTTTTACAATCTGAATAAATCTTCTATTATTCATTAGTGGTGATAGTTTTCTGAATGCCTTCCCGATGGATCAAAAATCTATTTCTGTGCTTCGGTAATTGCTGTGCTCCTGTTTTGTGAAACTGCATATGCCGGGATTAGTTGATCCATTTAGTAGTTTTAtgttcttgacttttttttttttttttttttttttttttggtgctcaGCGAACAAAACCAtacctttgaaattttttttaccacgcacaggcatttaataaatgtttaataatgttCACAGTAAATGGATTAACTGGGAGGCCCCCAGCTACAGTGGATTTGATCACAATTTAAATTACTAGTCTGGAAGATGCAATTTAATCATTTTTCCTTCACAAAGAATGCATTCTTATTCTTTGACACAACAGGAATTCATATTCTTGACGACTCAGAAGTTTTAGAAGGTTTAGAAAGagcacattgtattttttttcaactgtgcTTTTCTATTAGATTCTTTTGTAAGCTGCAAACTAGAGCaatgatttcattgttttatttatctgaggttaaggaaatattttaattgggATCAACACTTTCTAGTTCAGTGCATTAGTCATGGATGATTGGGGAGATATTTTTGCCGTCCATTATTgctcattatatatatttttttcatttaccaaGTATCTATTATGTGCCGGCATCATGCTAGGGGCTTTGTGGGTGCTGTTTCTAATTGTCACAGGAATCCAGCAAGGTGGGGGTTCATGAGACTCATTCAGTCAGGGTGACATATCTAGGAGTTTGTCAGAGCTGGGACTGGCAGACTCTAAATCTCTTGTGAGCTCCTCTCTTTGCCACATTAGCATGCTAGAGTAACTTTGTTAAGCATGcgtattagtttttttttgtattatttctgtgTAACAAACAACCACAGAATCTAATGGTTTCTGGAAACAGACAGCTCTTCTCCTTGCTCCCAAGTCTGACAGAACAGTTGAAGTAGCAACTGTGGATTGAATTCTAGCCTGCCCCACATGCCTGCTGATGCCAGCACCCGGGTGAAGGAGTACCCACATTGTCTGGGATGTGCTGTTTTCCTCAGGGTGGAGGTCAGGGCTCAGGAGGGCTGTTGGAAGCTTGTGGTGCCTCTTGAAGCCGCTGCTCAAAACTGACCCACATTCTGTTAGCCGAAGCAGGCCATGGGGCCAGGCTTGACACTGGGGTGGGGCACAGAATGTTTCTTTTAcagagggatggagaggagggaagaattcTACATACTAATGCAGCCTGCATCCTGGCATGAGATACAGCAGTTCTCACCACTGTCTCATAATCTAACATTAATCATGTGCTTACTTATGTGTAAGGACAGGGACAGGCACCTAGTGACACAGAGCTACAAGTGTAAGACTTCGGTCTTCTGTGGTGGGAAGTTTCCCAGGCCGTCTGAGAGGTCAGAATGCAGCTGCAGGTGGTGATGCTGGTGGCCATGGCCGCAGTGGttgatatttactgagcaccatcTATGTGCCAACTTCTGTGCAGAATGCTTTATGATACTCCTGTCTCGTTCAGCCACGCCACGAGGTAGGCACagttgtttccttattttcatacATCTGGTGTCTTAGGAGTGGGACTCACATGCACAGCACATGTGCATCTATATTTACCTTTCTTTAATTTGAAACTCCAGCCAGCATTTCTCCAACGTATGTGAGCATAGAATGCTCTCTTTATTCCAAATGTTTGCGTAGAATCGGCTGAGGCTTAGGAAACCTAATGCGTGGTTGGATTCAATCGGACACCCAAAAGAGGCTTCTCACACTTCTCGAACACTGTAAAGTTAATTATCATTTATTCCAGCAGTAAGTAAACATAACTTTGTAATTGCCTTCTGTGTCTGTACTAGCTGTCTCCCGTTTACCTCTCCAGACCCATTTTCCACCCTTCTTTCTGCTTTGTATCCGGGTGCCTCAGTTCCTTGGCCAGTGGGCTCTTTGTTCCCTGACGTCTGTTGGTTCTGCCCCTGGGAACATAGAGAAGAAGAGAGTCAGGGCAGGGGATATATCCCTCTGATTCTTTCCACCCCGGCTACTGTGGCCTGGCTGCATCTCTGTTGGGGGTAGACACAGCTCCCCGCTGTTCCTGACCCTAGAGACCGCATCATTGCCCCtaaaccctgcccacaccttggtAAATAGTCTGTTTACTAAACGCTTCCCAATTACCCTGTTGGAGTGTGTGCCTTCTGTTCTCTGTTAGGACCTGACTGctgcaatatttttttatgtaaagatTTCTAAAACAgattgtatgtttaaaaatatttctgaggcTGGTGTTTTCCAGCAAATCCCGTCCACCCCGGTTTCTGCAGTGCTGTGTGTCGGCACATTCCACCGGAGGCCTGGAGAAACGGTAGAGAGAGAGTAATTACCCACTGCTTTCATTTTGCGAGGAAAGAAAGTGAAACCAGAGGACTTCGGGTCCCCATCTAGTTATGCTTTCCATCTATTGTCTACAATGAGCAGACGGTTTTTGCTTTGCTGAAGACCATCTCCCAacagacagaggaagaagggatATGGCTGGATGGTGTGCTACCAGGATCTTTCAGGCTCTCAAATGTTGTGATGCTGTACCTTGATCTTCTCCAGTGAGAAGGACACATTTCAGCTGATGCCCCAGGAAGAATAATACAATACAGTAATAGGGCAATACAACTGAGTAGCTTTTGTTTACTTAGTTCAACTGAAGGGTTGTTTGCCAGCACCAGTGCTGAGCCCAGTACTCTTTTATCTGCAGTCTCTAATCATCAGATAGTCCACAGGGGGTGAATGAAAACTGGGAAGGAGAAAATCTGTGTTGTGTGAAAAATGAGGAGCTTTTTGTCACTGAAGAAACCATTAGCCCTAGCCCACATATTTAAAGGGGTGGGTAATTCCCATAGTAGCATGTCTCTTacataatgtaataaaatataagctTCCTTTTGCTTACATCCAGAGGTGCCAGAAATCCTATTTCATCTTCTGGATGGCTGTTAATCTTTCCAGCTTCTTTCCCCCAAACTTGCCTGTTAACTCCTCTTTGACAAGCTGAGCAGTAATAAGGATGTTATTTGCTGACTTTGGTGCAATTCCTGATCATTCCAGATCAAATGGCATTCTCCgtcctcattcttttttcaagGCGATATTTTTACCTACACCCACCAAAATCTAAAGAGATTCCCTGAATTCTGGCCCAAGCTTGCCCTGAAAATTTCCCCTTGGGATCagagcaagcaaaggaggggaaTGAAGTTATAATCAGTGACAGCAGAAACTTTTCTTGGCTCTGGAGTTTTAACCTCAGCTCTAGACTTTTGATCAtaattatttaagagaaaaaaaatgtttcccggAGGATCCCTGAAGACTGTGCAACATTCAGATGAACTTAGTAGCTATCATATAAGCCAGGTGGGAGAGAGGATTAGAAGCTTCTGGAAAATAATGAACAGCATGTTTTTATGACTCTTTTCAGCAGGGGCCTTCTTCTTGACCTTTTCTTAACTGTTGGCTGAAGGCAATTTAGGTTTTAATGGAGGATTGTTGGTCCAAATCTGTAATTATGTCTGTGTTGCATATCAAGTTTGAGCTGCTGTTATTCCTGGGCAActagtaaatgataaaaataatgaccatgatgaagaggaaatacaaatagTGTGGCAAACCAACGACCTGAAAATCTGTGTGGTTCTTTTCTCTGAAATCGGTCTTCCTTTTATATCAATAATGGAAGTTTTCAGTGGCTTACCTGGCCCTTCATGTCAGGGTCCCCGGCGCCAAGTGatgctgaattatttttatttcttttgttttttttaatttttaaatgtttatttattcttgagagagagtgagacagagagacagagcatgagtaggggagaggcagagcaagagagggacacagaatccaaagcaggctccaggctctgagttgtaagcacagagcccgatgtggggctcgaacccacaaaccatgatatcatgacctgagtcgaagttggacgcttaagcaactaagccattcaggtgccccttatttttatttcttaaattaacaGAGAGTAAAACTTGAGACGCCTGGTAAGCAGAGGTTACGAAAACTATCAAACGATGACTTCATCTATTAGTGGTTCTGATTTCAGATAGCTTGCCTTTCATATCAgtcttctgaaaatgttttttgcaGGTGTTTTGTATGCACGTGAAAGATACTTTCATTTATCATTACATTTGGAAGAATTATAgagtttgataaatatttatgtgatgCCACTACATTCACAATGTTTcattgaaaggaaaatgaaatgaaaacgaAAATGGGCTGTAGTCTGTATTTTTAGCTCGCCAGTTTTTCTGAAAGCATGTCTTATCGACAGACAGAATCTACAAAGAGTTCTGTGTAGGATTCAattcaatttatattaaattctggGCACCGGTATATGACTTACTGAATATAATAGGAGTCTCCAATTTTCTCTTTGGACGTTGGAGGATTTAGTGGCTCCTCTAGGGCCACTCTTTGTGattaaattcacattttcatttgcATAACATAGTTAATATTCtagttgcttttaaaaagcagtatggTGGTGAGAATAATACTGAGCTAAAATAGCGTACCGATATGAAATGTCTTGAGTCAGAGTGAATAAAAGTGGGAGCAATTAAGCTAAAAAATTGAGgtgtacaaacacacacgcaAAGATACTATGGTAAAAACATAAAGCCTTTGTGGTTTACCTCCAATATCTATAAAATACAGCTTAAAcaacttttatagtttttttttttctccacttgcTTCCTTAAAAAtctgccttttccccatttcccttcttccttttttcttgccacctgttttttttttttccctcattcctACATTTGTAGTTCCCTGGTTCCCTGTGGACACTGGTGCTTTGCACTAAAAAAGGATGCTGAGATGATTAAGTCAAGGGCTAGCTGTACAGACAGAAAAGCATGTAATTGCAAACCGTGTGATGCGTAAGTGACACAAAGTAAGTGAGTGCCTTGTGCTAGCCATCCATCATGTTTATTGTGGCCTCAGCATCACCCTTTGGCATTGTGGGATGATTTTTACAAATTCCAATTGGAGACAAGACAGTATGAGAGATAACCAGAGCATTACAGTGAGAGTTGATGATGATATATAAGCAAGGCTTAATTGTCAAGGAATGCCTGACCCCAGAAACGGATCCAGGTTTTGTAAGGCTTGAAGTGCCTACCTTGTATCATTTGTTGGTTGCCTGCTTTGAGAAAAAGTATAAACATTCATGACTATAAAATTACtgcatttgggggcgcctgggtggctcagtcggttaagcggccgacttcggctcaggtcatgatctcgcggtccgtgagttcgagccccgcgtcgggctctgtgctgacagctcagagcctggagcctgtttcagattctgtgtctccctctctctgaccctcccccgttcatgctctgtctctctctgtctcaaaaataaataaacgtttaaaaaaatttaaaaaaaaattactgcatttGTTTGAACCGAGGAAAGAAGTCACATCAGCTCTTAAGtttaaaactcaacaaatacCACAAATGTCACAAAACTCggaaaaataatactatattttgTTGATTAAACTCCTGACATACCTCTCTAATACTTCCTTTCCCCTACATTTTTTGGTTGCATGTTTGGCTTGATTGCCTCTTCATGAGCTAACAATTCTGTAATTGTTTCTATAGAAAGTGAAGAAAGATTATTTAGTTTTCCTCCAGTGCTAGTtgattgaaatttgttttttcttgttgagAATTTAGACATGTTACTCTGTGGTCATGACTTGTTACTGTTAATGCTATGTAAATTTTCTACATTGGtgtcaaatttgaaaaaaaaaatctcgatCGAGTTTCTTTTTCGTATGAGCTATAACAGACACATTTGCTGTTAATACTGCTACATTTCTGTGCTCGGTAAACAAAGAGTCCAGTAATTTCCATTTCTGGGAATctaatcaacaaaagaaaaagatcatgGTGTGTTTATAATTTGTGTGCTGCATTTCAGGAGAGAATTCTCATTATGACTCTGTAGGCAAGAACCAAATATTCCAGTTACAAGCATACATATCTAATGACTGGGGAATTTTCCACAAGCTAGCTCTGGCTCCATACATTTGAGCTTggtttctcctccccccaccagaaTTGTAGTCCCAATTCTGTCCACCACAAGATGTGTTCATATAGTGATGCAAGTTCTAGTCCTTCATGTCCATGCTAGACTGCCAGGTCTCTTGGTTCAGTAGGTGGTAGGAGTGTTTTTGGAAGCCATTCCTGCACTGGACGGCTAGCAACAATTTATCTATAGCTGGGACCGATGGGGAACCACATAAATGTATGCCACTGAATGCAAACCTAATGTATCTTTAACTCCATTTTCTCTTATGCCTGCAGCCACTCTCCTTGATGATGCAGAATGTAATAGAGGAgttggaggggaaagagaaagaaattttaaattgttgtggttaaaatatattacttttgcaaaaaatgaataaaaatgtataacCATGTGAATATTGCTAGGGTCCTCCCTGGGGCTTAAGGTTTGCCTCAGATAGCTACATGTTAAATGGGCATCTGCCTAACAATGCtggtaaatgaacatttttctgaAAGAAGTAAATCTTCAAGGTCAATGGAGGGAGTGACTGAGCTGGACCAGGCTGCAAAGGCTAGTCCTGACTTGAAGATTGGTGCCAGTGACACCCGGGCCAGGTTTAAGGTCTTTATCCCTCTTGGCTATTATTGAGGCAGTAGATAGACCACGCAAAGGATATAAGA from Panthera uncia isolate 11264 chromosome D1, Puncia_PCG_1.0, whole genome shotgun sequence harbors:
- the LOC125929487 gene encoding protocadherin Fat 3-like — protein: MDITMGYCVGTRPPPSCLILLLLKLLATVSQGLPGTGPLGFHFTHSVYNATVYENSAARTYVHSQGRMGITLIDLSWDVKYRIVSGDEEGFFKAEEVIIADFCFLRIRTKGGNSAILNREIQDNYLLIVKGSVRGEDLEAWTKVNIQVLDMNDLRPLFSPTTYSVTIAESTPLRTSVAQVTATDADIGSNGEFYYYFKNKVDLFSVHPTSGVISLSGRLNYDEKNRYDLEILAVDRGMKLYGNNGVSSTAKLYVHIERINEHAPTIHVVTHVPSSLDREPTYAVVTVDDLDEGANGEIESVSIVAGDPLDQFFLAKEGKWMNEYKIKERKKVDWESFPYGYNLTLQAKDKGSPQKFSAVRIVHIANPQRDSVPVRFEKEMYDVSISEFSPPGVVVAIVKLSPEPLDVEYKLSPGEDAQYFKINPRSGLIVTAQPLNTVKKEVYKLDVTNKEGDLKAQVTIGIEDANDHTPEFQQPLYDAFVNESVPVGTSVLMVSASDKDKGENGYITYSIASLNLLPFAINQFTGVISTTEELDFESSPETYRFIVRASDWGSPYRHESEVNVTIRIGNVNDNSPLFEKVACQGVISYDFPVGGHITAVSAIDIDELELVKYKIISGNELGFFYLNPDSGVLQLKKSLMNSGIKNGNFALRITATDGENFADPMSVNISVLHGKVSSKSFSCRETRVAQKLAEKLLIKAKANGKLNLEDGFLDFYSVNRQGPHFDKSFPSDVAVKENLPVGANILKIKAYDADSGFNGKVLFTISDGNTDSCFNIDMETGQLKVLLPMDREHTDLYLLNITIYDLGNPQKSSWRLLTINVEDANDNSPVFLQDSYSVNILESSSIGTEIIQVEARDKDLGSNGEVTYSVLTDTQQFAINSSTGIIYVADQLDRESKANYSLKIEARDKAESGQQLFSVVTLKVFLDDVNDCSPAFIPSSYSVKVLEDLPVGTVIAWLETHDPDLGLGGQVRYSLVNDYNGRFEIDKASGAIRLSKELDYEKQQFYNLTVRAKDKGRPVSLSSVSFVEVEVVDVNENLHTPYFPDFAVVGSVKENSRIGTSVLQVAAQDEDSGRDGEIQYSIRDGSGLGRFNIDDESVKLCWSDIAVVAFMFHRHIWPLNDRHSHCGYSINIWQYASASVFVIG